From the endosymbiont of Bathymodiolus septemdierum str. Myojin knoll genome, one window contains:
- a CDS encoding KamA family radical SAM protein, translating into MSNNWQHNTRNTLKGANSCNAFFETQQFQDQSFPIKIPLDFANLIDKNNPNDPLLKQVISVDTQKQIGFSESPLEDESNAPVAGLIHKYPNRVLLIASRVCAIHCQYCFRQNFDYNGHDAISNWSAIEDYICQHTEINEVILSGGDPLSLNDEKLQSLITYIENISHIKTLRIHTRSVVVTPSRITPELVIMLAKSRLNMVLVLHINHANELSDAFAKAVQKLTNITLLNQSVLLKGVNDSVSVLSELSLGLFDLGILPYYLHLLDKVIGSEHFLVDDKDAIKLHKTLSKKLSGYLVPKLVRDENLEMKTLVT; encoded by the coding sequence ATGAGTAATAATTGGCAACACAACACACGCAATACGCTAAAAGGGGCAAATAGTTGTAATGCGTTTTTTGAAACCCAACAGTTTCAAGATCAAAGTTTTCCAATTAAAATTCCTTTGGATTTCGCCAATCTTATTGATAAGAATAATCCAAACGACCCTTTATTAAAACAAGTCATCAGTGTAGATACTCAAAAACAAATAGGCTTCAGCGAGTCACCTTTAGAGGATGAAAGTAACGCTCCTGTTGCAGGTCTTATTCACAAATACCCCAATCGGGTTTTATTGATTGCCTCCAGAGTTTGCGCTATTCATTGTCAGTATTGTTTCCGTCAGAATTTTGATTACAACGGGCATGATGCGATTAGCAATTGGTCGGCAATTGAAGATTATATTTGCCAACATACAGAAATCAATGAAGTGATATTGAGTGGCGGCGACCCACTCAGTTTGAATGATGAAAAATTGCAATCACTTATTACCTATATTGAAAATATTTCCCACATTAAAACTCTACGCATTCACACGCGTAGCGTTGTGGTAACACCAAGTAGGATAACGCCTGAATTGGTGATAATGTTAGCTAAGAGCAGACTTAATATGGTATTGGTATTGCACATTAATCACGCTAATGAGCTCTCAGATGCCTTTGCCAAAGCGGTGCAAAAATTGACCAATATTACCTTGCTCAATCAGTCGGTTTTATTAAAGGGTGTGAATGATTCTGTTAGTGTATTGAGTGAATTGTCGCTAGGCTTGTTTGACTTGGGTATTTTGCCGTATTATTTGCATCTATTAGACAAGGTAATCGGCTCCGAGCATTTCTTAGTGGATGACAAGGATGCTATTAAGTTACACAAAACTTTGAGTAAAAAACTCAGTGGTTATTTGGTGCCAAAATTGGTTAGAGATGAAAATTTAGAAATGAAAACTTTGGTTACTTGA
- a CDS encoding TlpA family protein disulfide reductase — protein sequence MKKTLIILALTFSLGAVQALSLDSLFTKKTVQLPEFSVVDTDGKTHNNETIKGKFLVVNFWATWCPPCRKEIPDFVDFYKKYSDKVEILGMDYEDADKEKITEFTDTFMVNYPIILSTEGNRPAFSKFGEIIGMPTTFVYAPDGALVQYYTGAIDMETLKKATKVK from the coding sequence ATGAAAAAAACGCTCATTATACTCGCTCTCACTTTTTCTTTGGGTGCGGTTCAAGCACTTTCACTTGACAGTCTTTTTACTAAAAAAACTGTTCAATTACCTGAATTTTCAGTGGTAGATACAGATGGAAAAACTCACAATAATGAAACTATTAAGGGAAAATTCTTAGTGGTAAATTTTTGGGCAACCTGGTGTCCGCCTTGCCGAAAAGAGATTCCCGATTTTGTAGATTTTTATAAAAAATATTCAGACAAGGTGGAAATTTTGGGGATGGATTATGAAGACGCTGACAAGGAAAAAATTACTGAATTCACTGATACCTTTATGGTGAATTATCCAATCATCCTATCTACCGAAGGCAACCGCCCTGCATTTAGTAAATTTGGTGAAATTATCGGCATGCCAACGACCTTCGTTTACGCGCCAGATGGTGCATTGGTTCAATATTATACGGGTGCAATCGATATGGAAACTTTAAAGAAAGCGACCAAAGTCAAGTAA
- the arsC gene encoding arsenate reductase (glutaredoxin) (This arsenate reductase requires both glutathione and glutaredoxin to convert arsenate to arsenite, after which the efflux transporter formed by ArsA and ArsB can extrude the arsenite from the cell, providing resistance.): MTVKIYHNPRCTKSRLTLSILEEKGVIFEVIEYLKKPPTTEELKALLKDLNIDARMLMRTHEAPYKDNNLDDKSLSEEDLIQAMINNPILIERPIVRTKKGVVIGRPPENILAII, translated from the coding sequence ATGACTGTAAAAATTTACCATAATCCAAGATGTACAAAATCAAGGTTAACTTTAAGTATTTTAGAGGAAAAAGGTGTTATTTTTGAAGTAATTGAGTATCTTAAAAAACCACCAACTACCGAAGAATTAAAAGCGCTACTTAAAGACTTGAATATAGACGCTAGAATGCTGATGCGTACTCACGAAGCCCCGTATAAAGACAACAATTTAGACGATAAATCCTTGAGTGAAGAGGATTTAATTCAAGCAATGATTAATAACCCAATCTTGATTGAGCGTCCGATTGTGAGAACGAAAAAGGGCGTTGTTATCGGACGACCACCTGAAAATATTTTAGCGATTATTTAA
- a CDS encoding glutathione S-transferase family protein has product MKLELISFKLCPFAQRAIISLNAQNVDYKMTYINPMDPPDWFKEISPTGQVPLLKADDTPIFESLVITEFINEISEKSLHPTNIIKAANNRSWIIYSSDMLGDMFNIITGNEEKFNAAKTELMQKFAKVSMAKTQGKFFNGNEFNMIDAAFAPIFMRLAWINEFTDNAVSLLELPEIKAWSDEILALDVVKNSVDEGLDDVYLSNIENREGYLSTLLID; this is encoded by the coding sequence ATGAAATTAGAATTAATCAGTTTTAAACTTTGCCCTTTTGCACAACGAGCGATTATCTCATTAAACGCACAAAATGTTGATTATAAAATGACTTATATCAATCCAATGGACCCACCTGATTGGTTCAAGGAAATCTCTCCGACTGGACAAGTGCCTTTGCTGAAAGCCGATGACACGCCGATTTTTGAGTCGCTAGTGATTACCGAATTTATCAATGAAATTAGCGAAAAAAGCCTTCATCCCACTAATATCATCAAAGCAGCGAATAACCGTTCTTGGATTATTTATTCGTCAGATATGTTGGGTGATATGTTTAATATCATTACTGGCAATGAAGAAAAATTTAATGCAGCGAAAACCGAATTAATGCAAAAATTCGCAAAAGTCAGCATGGCAAAAACCCAAGGAAAGTTCTTTAATGGCAATGAATTCAATATGATTGATGCAGCGTTTGCCCCTATATTTATGCGCCTTGCATGGATTAATGAATTCACTGACAATGCTGTTTCATTATTAGAACTGCCTGAAATTAAAGCTTGGAGTGATGAAATTTTGGCTTTAGATGTGGTTAAAAATTCAGTGGATGAGGGCCTGGATGATGTTTATTTATCTAACATTGAAAACCGTGAAGGTTATTTATCAACGCTACTTATTGATTAA
- the rlmH gene encoding 23S rRNA (pseudouridine(1915)-N(3))-methyltransferase RlmH → MKVSLIAIGKKMPEWIQAGINHYQKQLPREMNFSLLTPEGQKRKNTNIEQIKISEGELLLKGCTGSSVIIALDEHGKQNTTKEIANAMKKWQQNGDTVSLLIGGADGLSDEVKQKATQLWGLSNLTLPHSMARLLAVEQIYRAHSLLINHPYHRE, encoded by the coding sequence ATGAAGGTTAGCCTGATTGCCATTGGGAAAAAAATGCCAGAATGGATACAGGCAGGTATCAACCATTATCAAAAGCAATTACCACGAGAAATGAATTTTAGCCTGCTAACTCCTGAAGGGCAAAAACGCAAAAATACCAATATCGAACAAATCAAAATATCTGAAGGTGAATTACTACTGAAAGGCTGCACGGGGTCAAGTGTTATTATTGCCCTTGACGAGCATGGAAAGCAAAATACCACCAAGGAGATTGCTAATGCAATGAAAAAATGGCAACAAAATGGTGATACAGTGTCACTGCTAATTGGCGGCGCAGATGGTTTGAGCGATGAAGTAAAACAAAAAGCAACACAATTGTGGGGCTTGTCAAATCTCACTTTGCCACATTCGATGGCGCGATTACTAGCCGTAGAGCAAATTTATCGCGCCCATTCATTATTAATTAACCACCCCTATCATCGGGAATAA
- the rsfS gene encoding ribosome silencing factor codes for MNLKQQLAAVTDIIEELKGEDIVTLKVLDQSADIEAIVIATGRSTQHTRGIANNVKIEAKRLGMKVVGIEGTETGHWILVDLAEVVVHVMSAKTREFYKLEKLWTGADEAEDSAPIKDNNA; via the coding sequence ATGAATTTAAAACAGCAATTAGCAGCAGTTACTGACATTATTGAAGAACTCAAAGGCGAGGATATCGTTACCCTGAAAGTGTTAGATCAAAGTGCGGATATCGAGGCGATTGTAATTGCCACAGGGCGTTCAACACAGCATACGCGAGGCATTGCTAACAATGTGAAGATTGAGGCAAAGCGCCTTGGAATGAAAGTCGTTGGCATTGAAGGTACGGAAACAGGGCATTGGATTTTGGTGGATTTAGCCGAAGTGGTGGTGCATGTTATGAGTGCGAAAACCAGAGAATTTTACAAGTTAGAGAAATTGTGGACGGGTGCAGATGAAGCCGAAGATAGTGCCCCTATTAAGGATAACAACGCATAA
- the nadD gene encoding nicotinate (nicotinamide) nucleotide adenylyltransferase, with translation MIGFYGGSFDPVHYGHLHTARAIKEELNLTQLFLMPCKEPVHKDELQFSNQQRLEMLTLALDEFEELKIDTREMERKSASYTIDTLKQIKMDYPDEIVALIIGADSFKVLDTWKDCQQFKAYAQLVVLPRHSNIPHSNLDFDAYFAKTALVNVSSTQIRSKIHNHQDLSGLLPENIINYLRDL, from the coding sequence GTGATTGGATTTTATGGGGGTTCATTTGATCCGGTGCATTATGGGCATTTACACACGGCGCGTGCGATTAAAGAGGAATTAAATTTAACACAACTTTTTTTAATGCCATGTAAAGAACCTGTGCACAAGGACGAGTTGCAGTTTTCAAATCAGCAACGCTTGGAAATGTTGACATTGGCGTTAGATGAATTTGAGGAATTAAAAATTGACACACGGGAAATGGAACGAAAAAGTGCATCTTATACGATCGATACACTAAAACAGATTAAGATGGATTATCCAGATGAGATAGTGGCGTTAATTATCGGGGCGGACAGTTTTAAAGTGTTGGACACTTGGAAAGATTGTCAGCAGTTTAAAGCGTATGCACAACTGGTAGTATTGCCTCGTCATAGCAATATTCCACATTCAAATCTAGACTTTGATGCTTATTTTGCAAAAACAGCACTGGTTAATGTTTCATCGACGCAAATTCGCAGTAAAATACACAACCATCAAGATTTATCTGGATTATTGCCAGAAAACATTATTAATTATTTGCGAGACTTATGA
- a CDS encoding MBL fold metallo-hydrolase, protein MLIKTYTEKKFTLEILYHRGVYENSIHLIFDHASKRCAIVDPAWEADLFLQRIANKGYTLTDIWLTHWHGDHTNAADELADKTGAVITVGVNELPWLDITHEVRTVKDGEIVQLGETSATVINTPGHTGGGICYSLDKHLIVGDTLFVFGAGHCTMPGGNVNEFYQSMQKLKKVDNKSMLHCGHDYGCKVETTMGEQKAGNAYLVIDNETDFVKFVNGMSQGLIAYPTDALTKMEIQAML, encoded by the coding sequence ATGCTAATAAAAACTTACACAGAAAAAAAATTTACTTTGGAAATCCTTTATCATCGTGGGGTTTATGAGAATTCTATTCATCTTATTTTTGACCATGCGTCAAAGCGCTGTGCGATTGTCGATCCAGCCTGGGAGGCAGATTTGTTTTTGCAACGCATTGCGAATAAGGGCTACACGCTGACAGATATTTGGCTAACACATTGGCACGGGGATCACACCAACGCGGCGGATGAATTGGCGGATAAAACGGGAGCGGTGATTACAGTAGGGGTAAATGAATTACCTTGGCTGGATATTACCCACGAAGTGCGAACTGTGAAGGATGGTGAAATAGTGCAATTAGGAGAAACTTCAGCAACGGTGATTAATACACCAGGGCACACAGGGGGTGGGATTTGCTACTCATTGGACAAGCATTTGATTGTTGGAGATACACTATTTGTATTTGGGGCAGGACATTGCACAATGCCAGGGGGTAATGTGAATGAATTTTATCAATCAATGCAGAAACTCAAAAAGGTAGACAATAAATCAATGTTGCATTGTGGGCATGATTATGGGTGTAAGGTTGAGACGACGATGGGCGAACAAAAAGCAGGGAATGCGTATTTAGTGATTGACAATGAGACGGATTTTGTTAAATTTGTGAATGGAATGTCGCAGGGGTTAATTGCTTATCCAACAGATGCGTTGACCAAAATGGAAATTCAGGCAATGTTGTGA
- a CDS encoding phage integrase, translating into MSIKRTKSGKWRADVNVGGRTCVGGKRIRKIFSTKREAQNFEAATRGNHAQGKPWDLARKKQDYRLSQLVQDWYDIHGRKLKDGHKRVLTLNKLIDNFNDPWLSDFTSKDFLIFRSKNNSVSDNTLNHYQTYLNVMFKRLIEIGQIDTNPIDKVKLLRFDPTELAYLTTDEVIELLAHFKPKKSDAYMVTKICLSTGARWNEAVSIKKSSIRNDKISVLGKNGKIRYLIVTKKLADEIKSTAPYIDPYTTFQRSLIKLNFKKAKGQMTHILRHTFASHFIMNGGNILTLQKILDHSSLNTTMRYAHLAPEFLNEMTALNPIDFK; encoded by the coding sequence TTGAGCATTAAACGCACAAAATCAGGCAAATGGCGGGCAGATGTCAATGTCGGCGGTCGCACTTGCGTCGGCGGCAAGCGAATCCGTAAAATATTTTCCACAAAAAGAGAAGCGCAAAATTTTGAAGCCGCCACCCGTGGCAATCACGCCCAGGGCAAGCCGTGGGACTTGGCACGCAAGAAGCAAGACTATCGACTAAGCCAACTTGTGCAAGACTGGTACGACATTCACGGACGCAAATTAAAAGATGGACACAAGCGAGTCTTAACACTCAATAAGTTAATTGATAATTTCAACGATCCTTGGCTGTCGGACTTTACCAGTAAAGATTTTTTAATATTCAGAAGCAAAAACAATTCGGTGAGTGACAACACGCTAAACCATTACCAAACCTACTTAAATGTAATGTTTAAGCGATTGATTGAAATCGGGCAGATTGACACAAACCCAATCGATAAAGTTAAGTTGCTGCGCTTCGACCCAACCGAGTTGGCATATCTTACAACAGATGAAGTTATCGAGCTACTGGCCCATTTTAAGCCAAAAAAATCAGACGCCTACATGGTCACCAAAATATGTCTGTCCACTGGCGCCAGGTGGAACGAAGCCGTGAGCATCAAAAAATCAAGCATCAGAAACGATAAAATCAGTGTTTTAGGCAAAAATGGCAAAATCAGATACCTAATAGTAACTAAAAAATTGGCTGATGAAATAAAATCCACCGCGCCATACATCGACCCTTACACAACCTTTCAACGCTCTCTGATTAAGTTAAATTTCAAAAAAGCCAAAGGGCAAATGACCCACATCTTACGACACACATTCGCCAGTCACTTCATTATGAACGGCGGCAACATTTTAACACTGCAAAAAATCTTAGATCATTCATCACTAAACACAACAATGAGATATGCCCATCTTGCGCCCGAGTTTTTAAACGAAATGACTGCCTTAAATCCAATAGATTTCAAGTAA
- a CDS encoding helix-turn-helix domain-containing protein, translated as MKLNERLKLIRTTEGFTQVEFAKIIGISHDSGIRRIESGSQEPGASKIEAICLRFPEYALWLTTEQVQPPHQISPDLAKSNKDTNNASARAKVKL; from the coding sequence ATGAAATTAAATGAAAGATTAAAATTAATCCGCACTACAGAGGGGTTTACTCAGGTTGAATTTGCCAAAATAATTGGCATTTCTCACGATAGCGGAATTAGAAGGATAGAATCTGGTTCGCAAGAGCCTGGCGCTTCAAAAATAGAAGCAATATGCCTCCGCTTCCCCGAATACGCACTGTGGCTGACTACTGAGCAAGTCCAACCGCCACACCAAATCAGTCCAGATTTAGCAAAAAGTAATAAGGATACTAATAATGCATCAGCTAGGGCTAAAGTCAAATTATGA
- a CDS encoding DUF3310 domain-containing protein, translating into MNKQVGGNHYLKYKKQPLIWSLDNHINAAEFIVLRYLLRYKDKNGLEDLGKASHYTKILMDQSFVSKNIDAIATVSDFCIVNGLLGYQHAALVALFDHDYIEVLKVVKAMRGEYEPKSH; encoded by the coding sequence ATGAATAAGCAGGTGGGTGGTAATCATTATTTGAAATACAAAAAACAGCCCTTAATTTGGTCGCTGGATAATCACATTAACGCTGCAGAATTTATCGTTTTGCGATATTTGTTGCGTTATAAAGATAAAAATGGACTGGAAGATTTGGGCAAGGCGAGTCATTACACGAAGATATTGATGGACCAGTCTTTTGTGAGCAAAAATATCGACGCAATCGCAACTGTTAGTGATTTTTGCATTGTTAATGGATTGTTGGGCTATCAGCACGCGGCACTAGTTGCTCTATTTGACCATGATTATATTGAGGTTTTGAAAGTCGTTAAAGCCATGAGGGGCGAATATGAACCAAAATCGCATTAA